From Podospora bellae-mahoneyi strain CBS 112042 chromosome 5, whole genome shotgun sequence:
ATCCCGTAGATATCCGGGAAGAAGATGTTCGCTCCATTCGTGCCGGTCTGATCCCACCCCTGAACAGCGGCACCAATCGAGCAAGTCGCAATAGTCAGGAAGAGCTTGGAAGGGAGGCGCCACTTGTgctcgacctcctcccgcaAGGCCTTTTTCTCTGCCTCGTTGAGGGCCTCGGTTCCTTCGATTCTGTCGTAGTCGTCCGGGTTCTGGGCGACGAGAGCACCTTTGCGGAAAAGCTGGACATGTTGAGCCAGTCCTTTTTCTTCGCAAAAGGCCTCTACCCGCAGCATTAGCTGGTCTCGTGGGATGCCCTCGAGGGGGTTTTTGATCCTGCGTTGAAGACATGTGTAAGTGGGTGGGCCATCTATTAGTGCTTCTGTCCAATGGTAAGTATCTCACCTAGCTTCCAGGTTGGCATTGAGGTCGACATGGTCGTCTGCGGACCGGCCTATCTCGAGATGATGTCCTGTGGCACCCCTGGGCTCGCTGCTACTTGTGGGGTGTCAGTTCAAAGTCTACACTGCCATTAACTGGGTGTTTTTTCCCGCACAGTTTCTCATTCCCAGTAGTGCCGGTGTCCGAAATAGTTGGACTGTCCGGcatggttgcggtggtgggggatggttGTCAACAGTAGATGGTAGATAGATAGTGTAAGTGCTTTTGAGCTAAATGAGAATGGAAACACACCGGGACAGAGCGCCCCCGGACGAGGCAGTCTTAATATTCCCCGGTATCACACGCACGCAGGTGGCTGACCTGAGTTGCACCGATGTCGTACCCCGTGCTCCCTTgatccccctcacccatcaccctTTTCCCCGCAGAGAGGCAACAGGACATGAAAACTCTGGATAAACCTGGTAGGTGATGGCCTGGCGGGTGCAACAACAGACTTGCAACTGTGAAGGAAGTGATCGACCCCATGCCAAGGCGGAACTGTTGGTAGGGTCTAACACAAGCTTAACTGGGAACCTTTTGTGTCGACCCTGTCCATCATTCCCTCAGGGTCCCACTCTCTTGCTGCAAGCAGGCTTATACGCAGCAGGACACCGAAAGGATGAATAAATCTCGGTCAGACGTGCAGAAGGAAAGCAGGGTTTGCTGCCTTTGGTCCTCATCACGCAGTGAAGATCCCAGAACGCTACCCTGAATGCGGTTGTACCCTCGcggatgatgttggagctTTTGCATGTGGCATGCCGTGTTTCCGTTGCAAGAGGACATGAATCATGAACATGCCGTGTTGTGATGCTCTGGCCTACCCAACAGAATGGACAGAGGGTTCCGCTGATCAACATCCCCGGATTTTGCTGTGGATGAAATGCAAAACAATGCCTCCCAAAAAAGACATGTGCCAGGCCATCTCGAGATATGGGCAGTCggacaaaagaaaagccatCGACGCCATCTGAGATCCCTCCCACGGCACACAACGTGAGACCCTGGTTGAGGCGTCAGGTTTGGCGGTCACTGCCGAGGGGGCCCGCTCTTGGCTGACGCAATTTGTACCGGACACACTCCTCCTTGTCTCCTCCTGTCAAGCCTTTGGCGTTTCTTGGAATTAGTGTCAAGAATGGCTATCGGTCCGATGACTTACAGAAGATTTCCTTTTGGAGGCAGGCCAAGAgcgaaaaaaagagaagctcAAAGCCAAGTTGGTAAAGAGATGGTGGCGTCTGGGAGTGAAATGCTTGAGGCTGACAACATCTCAACTTCATCCGTAGGTAGACATGACAGAGGGGGGAGATACTCGCAGGATGGTGTGTCTCGTATGTCGTATGTATCTCAATCAATTCAATGGGACAGCACACGGCATGCTATTGTGCATACTGTAGGAAGACGACTGCTGGACGGGAAGTGCCCCGGTTGTAACGGTGAGAAGCGAACGAATGGATGGATAGGTCGATGGCTGTCCCGCGGGGATAACGACAAGCGGGGTACCCCATATGGGGGCGGGTAACTTTGGCACTTTTGGATCCAAGTGCCATGCgaagctccttctccatgaATTGTTGATCACAGGGAGCCACTTCACGGTTCGGTGTGATGATTGGATATGTGTTTATCCTCCTGTCAGAGACCCAATCCACCTTGTCGTTTCGGTCATTTATTGCAGAAGTTGTGTTTCATTGCACCTGCTGTCCCATCCAAAGCTCGAGATTGTTTCTGCGAAGGATCTCACCGCTTGTTGGTTTCGTTATCACATTGTCCAACAACCCTCCGAAGCAAAGCGACCACACTCTGCGACTTGCCGTGACTCCATCTTCGATCGAATAATCCCCCGAGTATGCTGACGGCAATGACTGGTCAGATATCAGAGACTACCCGACCCCATACGCCCCGCCTCTTTATACACCGAACAATACCGCGATCAACagccaactccaccaccgatCGCCACCAATGGTCGGCCATCCGGGGGCAGCTTGCCGATTCCGTGCCCCGGACAGACAGCCCTCTCCGGCAGTGGGCTCGGCTGAGTTCGGACTGGAGCACTCGTCTCGGACTTTGTCGTCTATGCTTGGCATTATACGACATGAAGCCATCACGGCGTCTGCTGACCATTTTCGACTCAAAAGTACCCCAACTGTGGTTTCATGCCCCTGCACTGAGTGCCTACTCACCCAAGGAAGCCTGTGATATCATTTTGCCGGCCATGACAGGATCCCCCCCTAGTAGCCTCGACTTGCAAAACTTGAAAAAGACCATGCCTGGAATGGTAATCTCAAGATACCCACCACATTTTATATACGCATAGTATCACCGCACCAATTGACTACCTTTTCTAAACTCGGGATCCCCAAACTAGAAAATCATCTAAGGAAAACAGTCCCAATCAATACCTCACCCCCCTaggcccctcctcctcctcaaaccttCTAAACATCTTGcccaccatccacccctccacccacttGATATACCCCTGCCTCGCCAGCACCTCCAAACTCAGCCTCGCGTACTTTTCCGCCTTATCCATGTCGTTCAACACAAAGTAAATCCTGCTCATATTTTCCAGCTGCTCACTCTCAAGCGGGAAGAGCTCCTCCTTTGGCAGAAGAGGCAAGATCTGTCTCGTCAGGCGCAGAGCTTGGTACGGCTTGTTGGCTTGGAAGGCGCGGATGGCGAGATCTTGGAGCTTTGCGATTTCTTTCCGGCGGGCGTCggaggcggcgatggtggaggggggggaggtgcagAGGGGGCAGGAGCAGGTGAAGCCCCAttttttgaggaggtgggcgCGTTCCGAGGAGGTTTTGCCTAGGGTTAGGTCtaaggagggaaggggttaGTGAATTGGGTTCAcggaagggggatggggggatgggaaaagGACGGACAGGAGATAGTGATTTCCTCGCCCGGGGAGATGGGTTTGGAGGCTGCTATGGAGACTTGGAGGGATTCTTGGATGAAGCGGGTGTAGGCGCTGGAGGGATGTGCTGTTAGCATTTTGCTTCTGCAAGGGGGTTGGAAAAGTGTTACTTTGGCATGCAAGCGTGGTTTATTCTCTGGTGTTGGGTTAACCTTTATCCATCTCACTTCTTTCCCCTATTCAACAGCCCCGTGGGCGAAACAAGACTCACCGAAACAGTAGGATAAACCGCCATGtaatccccctccccgaccctCGTGCTAAACGCATTTGTCCTCAGCACGTTCTCCACCACATCCTGAGCGTGCTCGCTGCTTTTCCCCAGTTCCATCACACTGTTgcccccatcacccatctGTTCGACCGCTTTATGCAGCAGTCTGTATCCCCTCAACGCATTCACCTCCACCGTGAAACCAACATCCACCACGAGCGTGGCATAGTCAAGTATAATCTCCTCCCATTGTTTGATTTCCTTCGTGGCTATGACGCCCTTGCCTTTTCCGGGGATGGTAACGACTTTGTATTTCTCGCCTTCAGCGCCGTCCGAGGGTTTGGGCAAGGGGAGGTCAAGAAACCAGGAGGCAACGTCTGCGGCGCGGGAGGGCGTGGTGACAAGGGAGAAGCCgcggtggccgtggtgggaGTTGGTGTAGGTGCAGTATTGACCGGTCAGGCCATTGATGAGCTCGCAGACTGGGGCGTGGGTCCAAGGGGTGATgtgggagctggagttggAAAAGAGGGTTTCTGTCAGTGAACCAGGGATGGGACGGGGGCAGCTGGCAGAGAGgagttggtgtggtgtgagagctgggggtggggaggaggggcattGGTAtttggggttgtggatgGTGGATAACGCCAGTGTTGTTGTTAATGAAGCGAGGAGGGACCATGTGGTGAAAAACCTGAGGGGTAATAAGGGGGCCCCTTTTCTTCGGCTGCGTGTTGGGAACATTATCGCTGTAAGCTCAAGTACACTGAAGAGAAATGGAAAATCAATGGATTCCATTTAGATATCAGATTCAATCCCCCCTGGATTTCAAAAATCAACAAGAACAATCTGTCCACATTTCCAGATTCTCGGCTTCAAATGCATGGCGCCCAGCCTCACAAAGTCGAGGATAAATTGCTTCCTgcccttccccatcctcacaaAATGCCGATCCTGTTCGTCTTTCTCTTGCCATGCAGAGCAATGTTTGGTAGCAAGATATGAGGCAAAAGTAAAAGACAGGCAGCCAAGTCCTTGGCCACGTGCTTGGCCGGATCGTACCGGCTGAGCCATGTGCTGTCCCGGCTGTGTTTGTCTCACGGTGGATGATGTGTGGACGGATAAATTCGACATCCCTCGGCACGTACCGAGTTTGGGAATGGCGCATGGGCGCTTCATCCCTAACCTTCATGACTTACTCTCTCCAGGGTAGGTAGTTCCTTCTTTGAAATAATGGTCATGATGGGGGGCACCAGAAACTGGTCGTGCTTGCCCATCGAAACAAGCCCGGAAGGAAGTGTAGTGTAATCACGTCACTTGCCTCCACAACTGAGAGAGTACTTTAACCCAACATTAAACTGTCTTCCCGGATCAACTCtcattcttcatcatctttctTCAAAGTcattcttttcttcataGAGCATCAACAAGCATCATGAATCTCCAACCAACGGCGCCTCGAACTCCCAAGTCCGCTGCCATTAACGGCATTATCAAGGAGACGCAGAATCGACCCGACCTTGAAACACTCAAACGTTCTACAAAAAGCTCCATGCAGACCCCGAGCTCCCCGGTCGCGAAGAGCGTACTGCACATGTCGTAAAAACTCACCTTGAAGCTCTCGGGTTGAGAGTTCGTGCTCAAATCGGCGGCCACGGCGTTGTGCGAGTGTTAGACAACCAACGCGGGCCACGCGGCCGTACCGTTCTCCTCAAGGCAGAGCTCGATGCTCTGCCCATACAAGAGAAAACAAACCTACCATACGCAAGCACCAAAAGAATCAAAGACCCCGTcgacaaaaaaaagaagcccGTCATGCACGCCTCCGGCCATGACATGCACATCACCATGGTTCTAGCCGCAGCAGCACTCCTCCAAAAGGCCAAAAAGAAGTGGCGTGGCTGCCTCATAGTTCTCTTCCAACCAGACTCACAAGGACGCGGTGCTAAGTCCATGATGGAATCCGGACTATACGACAAGTTCCAATTTCCCAACCCAAACATTGTATTATGTcaacacatcaacaacaaaagcgCAGGCAAGCTTCAGCTTCTAAGGGGCAACGGCCTAGGAGAAAGGTTATCATTTCTCATCACGATCCCCGGAAAGGGAGGGCACTCGACCACCCCGGAAGGCTGTATTAACCCCATTCTCATCGCCTGGTCGCTGGTGCCGGAACTCCAAACAATGATTCAAGCGCtctacaaccccaacagccccgCGCTTGTTACCTGCGTGAGAATAAACGCCGACCACGGCTACCAACGAAATCCCCGACAAGGCCGAGCTGACGGTCGAAGTCAGAGCCTTCTCTGGCGATATGATGAAGCTGCTCGTTGAGGCGATTGACCTCGTGGTGGGGAAGGAATTCGAGAACGCGGGAGtattgaagaagaagacaatCCAGAGGCTTGACCAGTTTGTTTCACCGCTTATCAATGACCCAGATGCGCTACACAAAATTGGGGTGCAGTTTGAAGATTATTTTGGGCGGGAGCAGATTCAACCCATGAACCTGGAGATGGCCATGGGCAAGCTGGGTGATGATTTGGCTGTCCTTGCTCGAGAGGGCATTCCCCATGCGTATTGGACGCTTAGGAGCACGAGTCCAGGTATTTGGGACACGTATGAGAGGGACGGGCGTTTGCATGAGTTGCCGGATACCCACACGGCCGAGTTTGCACCGGCCGAGGAGCCCACGTTGAGCGTGGGGTTGGAGGCGTTGGCAGTGGCGGCGTTGACGTATCTGAAGACGGAGGGTGAGTTTTGAGCAAGGAGCGAGTTGATCAGGTCAGTCTGACGCAGCGTAAATATTAACATGCATTGTGATTTTGTTTGAACCATGGCTCTTAAGAGATTGAATAGGCGTCGAATGCATAATTAACAGGCCTCGAGGCATAAACAATAAGATGATCAAGGATTTATCCCATCCATGCCTCGTAAACTTTATTCTTTTCT
This genomic window contains:
- a CDS encoding hypothetical protein (EggNog:ENOG503PD4K; COG:S) yields the protein MESIDFPFLFSVLELTAIMFPTRSRRKGAPLLPLRFFTTWSLLASLTTTLALSTIHNPKYQCPSSPPPALTPHQLLSASCPRPIPGSLTETLFSNSSSHITPWTHAPVCELINGLTGQYCTYTNSHHGHRGFSLVTTPSRAADVASWFLDLPLPKPSDGAEGEKYKVVTIPGKGKGVIATKEIKQWEEIILDYATLVVDVGFTVEVNALRGYRLLHKAVEQMGDGGNSVMELGKSSEHAQDVVENVLRTNAFSTRVGEGDYMAVYPTVSVSLVSPTGLLNRGKKSKMLTAHPSSAYTRFIQESLQVSIAASKPISPGEEITISYLTLGKTSSERAHLLKKWGFTCSCPLCTSPPSTIAASDARRKEIAKLQDLAIRAFQANKPYQALRLTRQILPLLPKEELFPLESEQLENMSRIYFVLNDMDKAEKYARLSLEVLARQGYIKWVEGWMVGKMFRRFEEEEGPRGVRY